The following proteins come from a genomic window of Ilumatobacter coccineus YM16-304:
- the thrC gene encoding threonine synthase translates to MKYVSTRGRADELGFADVLLAGLATDGGLYVPQSWPTLAPSRGRTYVDRAVEVMLPFVEPDIDEITLTHLCTEAYETFRHDAVVPLVQTSQGEWVQELFHGPTLAFKDVALQLVGRMFDHVLEQRNQRVTIVGATSGDTGSAAIDGVAGCDNVDIVILYPLGRTSDVQRRQMTTVDAPNAHAVAVEGTFDDCQDLVKAMFNDVDFRTRNNLSAVNSINWARVMAQTVYYVVAAETFARPATFSVPTGNFGNVLAGWIAREMGAPINDFVLASNSNDILTRFVNDADMTARPVVPSLSPSMDIQVSSNFERLLFEMNDRDGGMTDEQLTRFRTSGRLDIEADQRERYITGSFRAAAFDDDATLAEIGRVYAATGMLLDPHTATGTAASKLFSGPDGNDGPLITLGTAHPAKFPDAVEQATGIRPALPAHLADLFERDERTQTVANDLGAVQRLVESLTR, encoded by the coding sequence ATGAAGTACGTCTCAACACGCGGTCGGGCCGACGAGCTCGGGTTCGCCGATGTCCTCCTCGCCGGCCTCGCCACCGACGGGGGCCTCTACGTTCCGCAGAGCTGGCCGACGCTCGCCCCGTCGCGAGGTCGCACCTACGTCGACCGGGCGGTCGAGGTGATGCTCCCGTTCGTCGAGCCCGACATCGACGAGATCACGCTCACCCACCTCTGCACCGAGGCGTACGAGACCTTCCGTCACGACGCGGTCGTCCCGCTCGTCCAGACCAGCCAGGGTGAATGGGTCCAAGAGCTGTTCCACGGCCCGACGCTGGCGTTCAAGGACGTCGCACTCCAACTCGTCGGTCGCATGTTCGACCACGTGCTCGAGCAGCGCAACCAGCGCGTCACCATCGTCGGCGCCACGTCGGGTGACACCGGCTCGGCGGCCATCGACGGCGTCGCCGGCTGCGACAACGTCGACATCGTCATCCTGTACCCGCTCGGCCGTACCAGCGACGTGCAGCGTCGCCAGATGACCACGGTCGATGCACCGAACGCTCACGCGGTGGCGGTCGAAGGCACGTTCGACGACTGCCAAGACCTGGTGAAGGCGATGTTCAACGACGTCGACTTCCGCACCCGCAACAACCTCTCGGCGGTCAACTCGATCAACTGGGCCCGGGTCATGGCGCAGACCGTCTACTACGTCGTCGCCGCCGAGACGTTCGCCCGACCCGCCACGTTCAGCGTCCCGACCGGCAACTTCGGCAACGTGCTCGCCGGATGGATCGCCCGCGAGATGGGCGCTCCGATCAACGACTTCGTCCTGGCGTCGAACTCCAACGACATCCTCACCCGCTTCGTCAACGACGCCGACATGACGGCGCGCCCGGTCGTGCCGAGCCTCAGCCCGTCGATGGACATCCAGGTCTCGTCGAACTTCGAGCGACTGCTGTTCGAGATGAACGACCGCGACGGCGGCATGACCGACGAGCAACTCACCAGGTTCCGCACGAGCGGCCGCCTCGACATCGAAGCCGACCAGCGCGAGCGCTACATCACGGGGTCGTTCCGCGCAGCAGCGTTCGACGACGACGCGACGCTCGCCGAGATCGGGCGGGTGTACGCCGCCACCGGCATGCTGCTCGACCCGCACACGGCAACCGGAACGGCCGCGTCGAAGCTGTTCTCCGGGCCCGACGGCAACGACGGTCCACTCATCACCCTCGGCACCGCACACCCGGCGAAGTTCCCCGACGCGGTCGAGCAGGCCACCGGAATCCGCCCCGCGCTGCCGGCCCATCTTGCCGATCTCTTCGAACGCGACGAGCGCACACAGACGGTCGCCAACGACCTCGGCGCCGTGCAACGCCTCGTCGAATCGCTCACTCGCTGA
- the rho gene encoding transcription termination factor Rho has product MAAEALEKSALDGKDKDQLTQIAKALGIKGISKLKKSDLVEKIIDTAGGPAQPAAPAADSAPARTDEPSTESPSSNGASASANGSSSKGADTERNRDSKNDDAKNGDAKNGGGDEPAVVLGDDGEPLADWEIELRAQGVSTDTSGPTDSESATSNDDAKRDDRQGGQNRNRNNGDNQGGRSRNDGDDRQGGQNRNRNNGDNQGGQGKDGGQGKDGGQNRDGGQGNQGGNNQGRNRNNNQGGGNRNNNDGEGNNKRRRRRRKGGNRNQEGPQGEDIDLLDDDGQPQSNEPIDVSGYLDMRDEGYGFLRINGYLPSKEDAYIPVKLARQYGLRKGDRLTGKMRPARGNEKNPALLEVHTINDGDPEAAKKRPRFEDLTALFPDEKLQLEDPSDPTNMTARIIDLISPIGKGQRGILVSPPKAGKTTILKTIAKMIEKNNPEVELIVLLIDERPEEVTDIQRTVRGEVISSTFDRPSDEHAAIAEMTIAKARRMVEAGKDVVIMLDGITRLSRAYNLAAPSSGKILSGGIDAGALYPPKKFFGSARNVEEGGSLTILATALVDTNSKMDEAIFEEFKGTGNMELRLDRKVAERRIYPAIDVDASSTRHEELLFDRRELQMVWKLRRVLSGLAADGNAAAGLELLMDRLKTFKTNSDFLTEIAKQPGM; this is encoded by the coding sequence ATGGCCGCAGAGGCACTCGAGAAGTCCGCGCTGGATGGCAAGGACAAAGACCAACTCACTCAGATCGCGAAAGCGTTGGGGATCAAAGGCATCTCCAAGCTGAAGAAGTCCGACCTCGTCGAGAAGATCATCGACACCGCGGGTGGCCCGGCCCAGCCGGCGGCCCCCGCAGCCGACTCGGCTCCGGCCCGCACCGACGAGCCGAGCACCGAGTCGCCGAGCAGCAACGGCGCCAGCGCATCGGCCAACGGTTCGTCGTCGAAGGGCGCAGACACCGAGCGAAACCGCGACTCGAAGAACGATGACGCCAAGAACGGTGACGCCAAGAACGGTGGCGGGGACGAACCTGCGGTCGTGCTCGGCGACGACGGCGAACCGCTCGCCGACTGGGAGATCGAACTGCGTGCACAGGGCGTGTCGACCGACACCAGCGGCCCGACCGACAGCGAGTCGGCCACGTCGAACGACGACGCCAAGCGGGACGACCGCCAGGGTGGTCAGAACCGCAACCGCAACAACGGCGACAACCAGGGCGGCCGCAGCCGCAACGACGGCGACGATCGCCAGGGCGGCCAGAACCGCAACCGCAACAACGGCGACAACCAGGGCGGTCAGGGCAAGGACGGCGGTCAGGGCAAGGACGGCGGCCAGAATCGCGACGGCGGCCAGGGCAACCAGGGCGGCAACAACCAGGGCCGTAACCGCAACAACAACCAGGGTGGCGGCAACCGCAACAACAACGACGGTGAGGGCAACAACAAGCGTCGCCGCCGTCGCCGCAAGGGTGGCAACCGCAACCAAGAGGGTCCGCAGGGCGAAGACATCGATCTGCTCGACGACGACGGCCAGCCGCAGTCGAACGAGCCGATCGACGTGTCGGGCTACCTCGACATGCGTGACGAGGGCTACGGCTTCCTGCGCATCAACGGGTACCTGCCGAGCAAGGAAGACGCGTACATCCCGGTCAAGCTCGCTCGCCAGTACGGCCTGCGCAAGGGCGACCGCCTCACCGGCAAGATGCGCCCGGCACGCGGCAACGAGAAGAACCCCGCGCTGCTCGAAGTCCACACGATCAACGACGGTGACCCCGAGGCAGCGAAGAAGCGTCCGCGTTTCGAAGACCTGACGGCGCTGTTCCCCGACGAGAAGCTCCAGCTCGAAGACCCGTCCGACCCGACGAACATGACGGCGCGCATCATCGACCTCATCTCGCCGATCGGCAAGGGGCAGCGCGGCATCCTCGTGTCGCCGCCGAAGGCCGGCAAGACCACGATCCTCAAGACCATCGCCAAGATGATCGAGAAGAACAACCCCGAGGTCGAGCTCATCGTGCTGCTCATCGACGAGCGGCCCGAAGAGGTCACCGACATCCAGCGCACGGTGCGCGGCGAGGTCATCTCGTCGACCTTCGACCGTCCGAGCGACGAGCACGCGGCCATCGCCGAGATGACGATCGCCAAGGCCCGTCGCATGGTCGAAGCGGGCAAGGACGTCGTCATCATGCTCGACGGCATCACCCGTCTCAGCCGTGCGTACAACCTGGCGGCACCGTCGAGCGGCAAGATCCTCTCGGGTGGTATCGACGCCGGTGCGCTGTACCCGCCGAAGAAGTTCTTCGGTTCGGCTCGCAACGTCGAAGAAGGCGGCTCGCTCACCATCCTCGCCACCGCGCTGGTCGACACGAACAGCAAGATGGACGAAGCGATCTTCGAGGAGTTCAAGGGCACGGGCAACATGGAGCTGCGCCTCGACCGCAAGGTCGCCGAGCGCCGTATCTACCCGGCCATCGACGTCGATGCGTCGTCGACTCGTCACGAAGAACTGCTCTTCGATCGTCGTGAACTCCAGATGGTCTGGAAGCTCCGTCGAGTCCTCAGCGGCCTCGCCGCCGATGGCAACGCTGCCGCCGGCCTGGAGTTGCTCATGGACCGGTTGAAGACCTTCAAGACCAACAGCGACTTCCTCACCGAGATCGCCAAGCAACCGGGAATGTGA
- a CDS encoding serine/threonine-protein kinase — MRVDGFSDIEQVGSGGLGDVYRAVRSSTGTVVAIKALRSTGSLDARLRRANRELTALASLRGHPNVINLEEVVQTRDDELVLVMEFSPGGSLEDRAAAAGGMLPLNEVIVVAQHAASALVAAHEAGIVHRDIKPQNLLAGSFGQVKVCDFGIASIASSDDFSTKTNAVSYRYASPEELRGDAVVTAATDVYSLAVSLAKLLTNRYFTHETAVHLLDPVATPGTDGDRPSDAEQELRALLVRCLKHRAAARPTAAEFSAAVDELAAGLGDDRLTALERVELPTSSAPTGLTPSSTADRSRSRSTLVLWAVAIGLWLAVAVLAAIYLTGSDSADASDGRAVRPAVAVSSSLA; from the coding sequence GTGAGAGTCGACGGATTCTCCGACATCGAACAGGTCGGCAGCGGCGGACTCGGCGACGTCTACCGGGCCGTGCGATCGTCGACCGGCACGGTCGTCGCCATCAAAGCGCTGCGGTCGACCGGAAGCCTCGACGCCCGCCTCCGGCGCGCCAACCGCGAACTCACCGCACTCGCCAGTCTGCGGGGACACCCGAACGTGATCAACCTCGAGGAGGTCGTGCAGACGCGAGACGACGAACTCGTCCTCGTGATGGAGTTCTCGCCGGGCGGCTCATTGGAAGATCGAGCGGCCGCAGCCGGCGGCATGCTGCCACTCAACGAGGTGATCGTGGTCGCGCAACACGCGGCGAGCGCGCTCGTCGCCGCGCACGAGGCCGGCATCGTGCACCGCGACATCAAGCCACAGAACCTGCTCGCCGGGTCGTTCGGTCAGGTGAAGGTGTGCGATTTCGGGATCGCGTCGATCGCGTCCTCCGACGACTTCTCGACGAAGACCAACGCCGTGTCGTACCGCTACGCGAGCCCCGAAGAGCTGCGCGGTGACGCCGTCGTCACCGCTGCGACCGACGTGTACTCCCTCGCCGTGTCGCTCGCCAAGCTGCTCACCAACCGCTACTTCACGCACGAGACCGCCGTTCATCTCCTCGACCCCGTGGCCACGCCGGGCACCGACGGCGATCGACCGTCCGATGCCGAGCAGGAGCTGCGAGCGCTCCTCGTGCGCTGCCTCAAGCACCGTGCCGCCGCTCGCCCCACCGCCGCCGAGTTCTCGGCGGCGGTCGACGAGCTCGCCGCCGGGCTCGGTGACGACCGTCTGACCGCGCTCGAGCGAGTCGAGCTCCCGACATCATCGGCCCCGACCGGTCTGACACCGTCGTCGACCGCCGATCGATCACGCTCCCGGTCGACGCTGGTGCTCTGGGCGGTGGCGATCGGATTGTGGCTGGCGGTCGCGGTGCTCGCCGCGATCTACCTCACCGGATCCGACAGCGCAGACGCGAGCGACGGCCGGGCAGTCCGCCCGGCCGTCGCTGTGTCGTCATCGTTGGCGTGA